A window of Bacteroidota bacterium genomic DNA:
GAATTTATTTAGGATTTGGTAATTGGAATTTGGAATTTTTTGAAAAAGATGTCATCACTGAATACCTTTATCCAGTTTATTCAGTGCAAAGGCATAAGCGCCTATCGACACTGCACGGCTGGTGCCCAGGCGCCGGAATCCTACTCCTATGCGTTTCGCCGGATCATATCTAATCCTCTTTTTACTGAAGGGCACCTGTATCTCACGCGTGTCGCCTTTAAGGAAAAGTTCCAGCTCTTTAGGATCTTCCAGGTTGAAGGCTTTGATTTCCATGCGTGGCAGGGATTTGCCCTGTGCTGTATCAAAGGCTGCATTCATCTCCTCGACGAGGCACGACAGGAATAGGGGATAAGCCTTTGAAAGTCCGCCGCCTATGACCACCAGCCCGTCGAAAAGGGTAATGGCATTGGCGAAGGAATCACCGGCAACAATGGCCAGTTCCTCAAAGGCTTTCTCCGCTGCCTGCCGGTTGCCCGGTTTCAGTCCCATGCCTATTTCATAGATATCCTTTGGTGAAAGACTGGAATGATCACCTGACTCCCTGGCATAGACACGTTGCACACCGCGAATGCTGGTGCTTTCCTCCACGCTGAAATTATTATATAGCCTGTTTCGCATGCGGTTGAGCTCGCCCTGTGCCGAGTTGTCACCGGTGAAGAGTTCACCTTTTGAAACAATGCCACCGCCGAAGCCTGTCCCAAATGTCGCACCGAAAAGATTATGATAATATTTAGGACTGCCACGCTGAACAAGCAGGTCATTGATATATGGCAATAAACCTGCGAGAGCTTCGCCATACGTAAAGAGGTCACCATCGTTATTGATAAATACCGGTATGCCGAATTGTTCCTGCAGGGCGGGACCAAGGGCAACACCACCACGGAAGGTGGGCAGGTTCTCCAGGTCGCCGATGATGCCTGACTCATATTCAGCAGGTCCCGGAAATGCAAAACTGATGGCCACAGGTCTCTCCTTAAGCTGGTTGCTGACTTGGCTAAAACCGTCAATAATGGTCTTAATCACTTTTTCAAGAGTGTCGTGTCGCGATGGAAGGATGATGGAAGAGAGAATCTCGCTCTCGCCTTGAACTGCATTGAAAACCAAATTTGTACCACCGGCGTCAAGAGTCATGACGATGCGGTTATCGTGGCTGAAATGTCCCATAGTTAAATTAAAAATCAAAAATTAAATATCAAAAACACAGATCAAATATATAAAAGCAACAAGCTTCAAGCTACAAGCTCGTGGCTTTTTTATTCATCAATGTGCGTCAAGCCAGTTGTCGCCTGTCTTCATTTCTACATCTATCTGTACCCGCATGGGTATAGCGGTGGTCATTTTTTCACGGATGACTGGCATGATGATGTTGGCTTCATCCTTTGGCATATCGAAGACCAATTCGTCATGGACCTGAAGTATCATCTTTGTCCTGAGCCCGCGTTTCTGCAATTCATTAAAGATGCTGATCATGGCAATTTTAATCATATCGGCTGCTGAGCCCTGTATAGGGGCGTTGATGGCATTTCGTTCGGCGAAGCCCCTGACCACGGCATTGCCTGATGTGATGTCGCGTATATATCGCCTCCGTTTCATGATCGTTTCTACATATCCGTTAGCGCGGGCAAAGGCAATGGTGTCATCCATATATTGTTTTATTCGCGGATACTGGGTAAAATACTGGGCAATGATGTCGGCAGATTCTTTCCGCGGGATATTCAATCGTTCCGACAGGCCGAAGGCGGAAATGCCATAGATGATGCCGAAGTTCACGGTTTTAGCCTTACGGCGCATGTCACCATTGACTTCGCTGAGGGGCACGCCAAATACCCTGGCAGCTGTGGCAGCATGTATGTCGAGCCCCTGGCGGAAGGCTTCGATCATACCTTCATCACCGCTCATTTCGGCGATGATGCGCAGTTCTATCTGGGAATAGTCCACAGATAAAAGGGTATAATCGCTATTTCTGGGAACAAAAGCCTTACGTATTTCCCGCCCTTTCTCGGTCCGCACTGGGATGTTCTGCATGTTGGGATTGTTGGAGCTCAGCCGCCCTGTTGCCGCCACTGCCTGGTTGAAAGAGGAGTGGATACGTCCTGTACGTGGGTTGGCAAGTGCCGGCAAAACATCCACATAGGTCGATTTCAGTTTCGTGAGTGAACGATAGTCAAGGATATTCTGAATGATCGGATGCCTGTACGACATTTTTTGCAGCACATCTTCACTGGTTGAATATTGTTTTGTTTTGGTCAGCTTCGGATTGCCCGATATCTGAAGCTTTTCATAGAGCACTTCACCCAGTTGTTTCGGCGAGGAGATGTTAAATTCCATGCCTGCCTGCTCATGAATGATCCTCTCCAGATCCTTAATCTGATCCCTGAGCTGAACAGAGTATTCGGTGAGCACATTGGGATCGATGTTAATTCCTTCAGCTTCCATGGCTGCCAGCACCGGCACAAGGGGCATCTCAATTGTGTCGAAAAGCTCACGGGTATTGGCTTCCTGCATCATGGGTTCAAACACATATTTGAGCTGAAGCGTGACGTCGGCATCCTCGGCCGAATAGTCTTTTACCGTTTCAATATCAATAACCCGCATGCTGAGCTGCCCCTCACTCTTTTTTCCTATCAGGCTTTCAATGGGAACCGGTTTATAGTTGAGGTATGTCTCCGAAAGGAAGTCCATGTTATGACGCAAGTCGGGCTGAATGACATAATGCGCCAGCATGGTGTCGAATAACTTACCTTTTACTTCCATGTCATACCATTTCAGGATGGAAATATCAAACTTCAGGTTTTGCCCGATTTTTTCAATGGACGGATCTTCAAACACGCATCTGAATTCATTAACCACCTGGCAGGCTTCGTGGTAGTTGCCGGGGATGGTCACATACCAGGCTTCATGAGGCTTGAAGGAAAAAGAGATGCCGATGAGTTCCGAGTTATTCGGATCCAGCCCCGTTGTTTCAGTGTCAAAACATACCGAGGACTGTTGTATGAGATCAGTGATCAGGTTTTGCCTCGTTTCAGGAGTATCGGCGAGGACATACCGGTGAGGTGTCGTGACGATGGTATTCTTCTCAAGGGAAGGCAGGGTTTTTTCAGTTATTTCATGCACATCGGCAAAAAGTTCCTCCTTTTGTGTGGGTGCCTCTGCTGTTTCATCAGTGACCTTCAATGACAGGTCGGTAAAAACCCTGTTGGCAAATGTCCGGAATTCAAGTTCATAGAAAATCTCTTTAAGAGCTGTGATATCCGGATTGGATAATCTCAGGTGTTCTTCATCGAAGTTGATGGGAACATCAAGGATAATGGTGGCCATTTTTTTTGAGAAAAGTGCCTGTTCGGCGTGGTTCTCGACGATTTCCCTGAGGCGGCCTTTCATCTTGTCCCTATTTTTCAGGACATTTTCGACGGAACCAAATTCTTCAACAAGTTTTTTTGCCGTGACTTCGCCGACGTTAGGCAGGCCGGGAATATTATCCGATGCGTCGCCCATCAGTCCGAGGATGTCGATAACCTGTTCAGGACGCCGGATATTGTATTTTTCACAGATCTCCTTCACGCCCAATATTTCGGGCTTATCGCCCATTCGACCGGGTTTATATATAAAGCTTTTATCCGTGACCAGCTGACCAAAGTCCTTATCCGGGGTCATCATATAGGTGATAAATCCGTTTCTTTCAGCTTTTTTGGCGATTGTGCCGATAATATCATCAGCTTCATAACCGGCGACAATGAGAACAGGAATGTTGAATGCATCCAGGAGACGCCGGATATATGGTAACGAAGTGCCGATATCTTCAGGCATTTCCTGCCTGTGCGCTTTATATTCGGCAAACTCTTCATGCCTGACAGTGGGTACCCGTGAGTCAAAGGCAACACCCAGGTGTGTAGGTTTCTCATTTTTAATCACATCCCACAGGCTGTTGGCGAAACCATAAATGGCGGAAGTGTTAAGGCCAAATGATGTCATCCGCGGTGACTTGCTGAGGGCAAAATAGGCCCTGTAGATAAGGGCCATGGCATCAAGGAGGAAAAGCTTTTTTTGCTGTGACATACAACTGATAATAAACCTGTTACAAATATATACAAGAAAATGTCCCTATTTAGTCGATCATAATCTCATCAGCAAATATCCATGCCTTTTCTCCGGCACCTGGATGCCATTTGGGACAAACACCCATGTTCCTGGCCAGAATTTTCACATACCGCGCTTTTACCGGCTTGAACTCGGCTGTGAAGTCTTTGATAATCGGCTTTTCCTCTGCCGGAGAGATGTTATTTACAATTGTCGCAAGCGGATTAAACTGATTTCCATTCATTGAACTTAAATACTCGACGGAGACAGGAAGAAAGATCCAGCCAGCAGCCATCATTGAAATAATCAGAACCTCTGATACCGTCAAAGAGAGTGCGGTCTCCGTCGCCCGGGTACTTATGACTGTATGGTTCGGTATAAATCACCTTTTTCCCGATACCTTCATGAAGGACAAGCGTTTTTTCAGACAGTCCTCCAAGGAGAGTATCATTTTGAAAGATTCCTGCTTTGACGGTCGTATTGGCTATTACATTGACCGGTTCGCCGTAAATTTTGGATTTCAGATCCGGATCCTTGCCATTGATTGTATAGCGTATGACAGGTTTATAGATCTCTGATTCGAAGAGAATATGCATGCTGCTTTTCAGGGTGTCGAAGCGTGTTTTCATACCAATTTTAAAAGATCCCCTGCAATAGTTTACATTTAGCATGTTGAACCGTATAAATTGTTGTTGCAGGCGTTCATTAAAGTCGTCCCAGTTGCGTGATGCTTTATCTGACCATACCACTTCGGCCAGGGCTGTCATTCTGGGGACAGCCATATATTCAGCATGTTCTGGTGTGACAATATATTCCGTCCAGACATTACCCTGGGCGCCAAGGACATGGGCTGCCTCTTCACCGTTTAATTCCGGCGGCGTCGGCTCAAAAGAATATACTTTTTTGAGTGTTGTGTTACCTCCGATGGCTTTAGGCTGGGTTTCAGGATCACCCTGGTAGTAGTCGAAATAACAATACGATACAGGGCACATGATCACATCATGCTGCATCTTTGCAGCCTCAATGCCACCTTCAAAACCACGCCATGACATCACCGTTGCTTCCGGTGCCAGTCCACCTTCCAGAATCTCATCCCAGCCTATCATCTTTTTGCCTTTGGCATTGATGAATGCTTCTATTCGTTTGATGAAGTAACTCTGGAGTTCTTTTTCATCCTTAAGTCCTTCTTCTCTTATTCTTTTCTGACATTTCGGACATACCTTCCAGAGGGTCTTATCAGCTTCATCACCGCCTATATGGATGTATTCTGATGGAAATAATGCGAAGACCTCAGTAAGGACATCTTCGAGGAATGTGAATACCTGTTCATTGCCGGCGCAGAAAATATCGATGTTAGGCCAGTAGGAGCCCGGGAAAACGGTTAGTTTCTCTCCTCTGCATGACAGCTCGGGGTATGCGGCAAACACCTCCGATGTGTGGCCTGGCATTTCTATCTCAGGCACCACTGTCACATAACGTTTTTTTGCATAATCAACAATCTCTTTGATATCATCCTGGGTATAGAAACCTCCATAGGTAGCTTCTTCACCCTCTTTTTGCAGCTCGCGTTCATTCCAGGGTTTATCTTCCCTGTCGACACGCCAGGCTGAAATATCTGTCAACTTTGGATATTTTTTTATTTCGATGCGCCAGCCATTGTCATCGGTCAGATGCCAGTGAAAGACGTTCATTTTATGCATAGCGATGAGGTCAATGTATTTTTTTATGAATTCCTTTGGGAAGAAATGCCTGGAAACATCCAGGTGCATGCCCCGCCATGCATATCGTGGCTTATCGGTGATCTTCACACACGGTACTGTCCATGAAATAGCCGGAGTGACCAGTTCCTTGCTGTAAATTTGACAAGGTAATAACTGAAGAATGCTCTGCATACCATAAAATATTCCGGCCGGATCGTCAGCAGTGACTTCAATGTGGTTTTCATCCACCGCAAGAGCATAGCCTTCTTTTCCAAGTGTGTTAACAGAAGGATGATTAAGCCTGAAGACGATGGCATTTGTCGCTGGTATAGAGATCATGTTCCTGAGCACCGGATTAAATCCCGTTGAGGTTTGTATGATAAGCTGCGCCATGCCGGCTATTTGAGAGACCTCCTCATTACCCGGTTCAGCCAGGATTACCGTACTGTCGTTAAGAGTAAATACTCCCTCTGATGTTTCTATGCTCATGGGTTTTGGAATGATGCTGATATCAGGAGATTCTAATCCATGCTTTTGCCGGCACGACCAACCGGTAAGCATGACTATCATGATCAATAAAAGTTGAAGGAATGGCTTTTTCATTTTATTTAGTTGTAATAGGATATGATTTCATCCTAAGCTTTACTTCAGTCCTTTTGTGTCATAAATTAATTTACTCACTTTTTCCGGGTCTTCATTTCCGGTCAGGGGTCTCATCCGATAGCTGAACGAATAATGCTGTGATGGCAGCTGGTATTGGGGAAGCGGTTTGGCACCCCAGCTGTCAATACCACCTACTCCCTGTTGTTTAAAGTCGATGTTAACATCGACAAAATCGCGGGGGACCAAGTCAATGGTATGGCGGTAGTTCTGTTTTGTGCCCTGGTCCAGATCTTCAATAGAATAAGGAAGGGCTGACATGCTGAAAAATGGCAATCCTGCGATCAGCAATCCCTGCCCCTGCTGGTTTGTCAGAGCCACCCAGCGGACATCTGTCTTATAACCGTTTTCCTGAGGCCGGATATATGGGAAATACTGATCCATCACAGTGCTTGTATATTGTCCGACAAATGCCGATGTATTTCTGTCACAATAGTTTTCATGAGGCCCCCTTCCGTACCATTTCATGTTCCCGAATTGCGCCGGTATTTTCATACGCATACCAAAACGTGGCATTTCCGGAAGTTTGCTGCCCGCTACCGGATTAATTTCTTCGAGAACATATACATCGCCTGTTGCAAGGACAATATATCTTGCGTGGCATGTGGCACCTGAAGCAGGCAGCTTGTATAGTACCTCGATCCATATCTCTCCCTTGCTGATTTTTTTTATGTCAAACGCCTGAACTTTACGGGTATAGCTATCCTGTTTCCAGATAGCACAACGTTTTTCCATCTGATTGCCAAAGTCATTATCTGTTGGGGCACGCCAGAAATTAGGTAGTGAACCCTGCTTTATAAGTTCGGTTTCGTTATATAACCATGAGCTGATGGTGCCTGTCTTTCGATCAAATATGATCCGGAACTGATTGCCCCTGATCGTTGGATTATCCCCTTTTTCTTCCAGTTGCAGAGTTAGAGATTCAGGCACAGTGTACTTATTGAAATCAGAATAATAGGGCATTCTGATCTGTTCGGAGGCTACCTCAAATCCCTTTGGTATAAAGGGTTTATCATCTCTGGCTGTCACTGAAAAATTAATGAAATATTCTTCTCCAATTACAGACTGGATCGGAGGTAATGGAATTGTGAAAAGCTTGCTGGTATGGGGTGCCACATCGGGTCTCTCAATGATGCCCTGACCGATGATTTCGCCGTCTTTTGCGAGCTGCCAGTTAATATTAAAAGTGTCAAGGTTGATAAAATCGTATTTGTTGGTCACCTTAATTTTACCGTTCATCAGGTCGATGTTTGTGAAACCAACATACTGGTACACTTTTTTTACTTCCTTCAAACCCGGATGAGGGGTCCTGTCGGCAGAAACCAGCCCATTGCAGCAGAAATTGCCATCCGTCGGCACCTCATGAGCGCCAAAGTCACCGCCATAACCATAATATTCACGTCCCCGGTCATCTTTTTTCAGTAGTCCTTCATCAACCCAATCCCAGATGCACCCTCCCTGAAGCTGCTTATTGGATTCGATCACATTCCAGTAATCGGAAATATTTCCTGTGCTGTTACCCATTGAATGGTCATATTCGCACATGATGAGAGGTCGTAACTGATACTTTGATGCATAATCAATAAGTTCCTGGATTTGAGGATACATCGGACAGTAAATATCGGTATTTGACCCGAGCTCTGCCCGTTCATAATGCACCGGACGGGATGGATCGCGGTAGTGTATCCACTTATAGCAGGTGTCGAAATTCACACCGTCGCCGGCTTCATTGCCCATCGACCAGATGATAACAGAAGGATGATTTTTATCACGCTCCACCATCCTTTGTATGCGGTCAAGGTGGGCTTTCATGAACAGAGGATTGTTACCCAGCGTTTTATTAGAATCATAGCCCATTCCATGAGATTCAATGTTGGCTTCGTCAATCAGATATAGGCCATATTGATCACACAGCTCATACCATCGTGGATCATTCGGATAATGGCATGTCCTCACGGTATTGATGTTATTCTGTTTCATCATTTGAATGTCCTTGAGCATAGATTCTTCCGAGATCACATGGCCTGTAAGAGGATCATGCTCATGCCGGTTCACTCCTTTGATGCGTATAGCCACACCGTTTATCAGCAGCTGGCCATTTTTAATCTCGGATGTTCTGAATCCAACTTTGCAGCTTAATGATTCAAGGACTTCGTGTGAATTGCGAAATGTCAGAACAAGAGTATATAAATCAGGTGTTTCGGCCGTCCATTTTTTCGGATTGAACAGCGTTGTTTCAAAATGAAATGGAAATGTTTTTAAGGTATCAAAACGTATCTTATCCTCAAAGGCTAAAAAAGGTTCATCTGACGGATTATCGTATAATTTGCCTTCAATATAAAAGATTTCCTCTGAATTTCCCGAGTAATTAACGAGTTCGGCTTTCAGATCAAAATGGCCATCCTTATAATTGTCTGTCAGATCAGAAAGGATAAAGAAATCACGAATATGTGTCTGTGGTATGGCATATAGAAAAACATCGCGTTCTATTCCGCTGATGCGCCAGAAGTCCTGGCATTCAAGGTATGAACCGTCGGAATAACGGTAAACCTGAACAGCGAGGAGATTCTCTCCCGGTTTCAGATACTTGGTGATATTGAATTCTGCAGGCAGTTTGCTGCCTTTGCTTAATCCGACATATTCACCATTAAGCCAGACATACATCGCCGACTTTACATCCCCGAAGTGCAGGATGACCTGACGGTCATTCCAGCTATCAGGGATAGAAAAGGTCGTTCTGTATGATCCAACCGGATTATTATCATGCGGAACATAGGGCGGTTGCGGGGTAAGGCTAAACTCGTAATCACTGTTCACATAGATGGGAACACCATACCCCTGAAGCTCCCAATTTGAGGGAACGGCAATTTCTTTCCAGTTTTTTTCCTTAAAATCGGGCATATAGAAATCCGACGGTCTCCTTGAAGGATTCTCAACCCAGTTGAATTTCCATAATCCATTGAGAGATTTATAATAGGGCGATGCCGCCCGGTTGCCGGCAAGAGCAGAAGCTTCATCTGCAAAAGGTAACAGCGTGCAATGCGGGGGTTCTTTATTGATGCCAACAATTTCAGGATTCTCCATCTCAGCCGGAAAGTGCTGAGAATAGGATGACCATGCAACAAAAAACAAAAAAATAATCCCCGGGATTTTTTTAATCATAATCATTCAATATAAAATTTTTCTAATATAAGCCCTATTTATATTGGCTTATCAGTGTCACAAAAGGCAAAAGTAACACAATTTTCTTATGCGCCTCAAGCCGCAGTTATATTCTGAAGGCAATTATTTATTGCAGACAGACAGGTGAGCTGCTTGCTGAATTTTCTGATCCTTTTACTATCGTTGACAGATATTTCATATTCTGATATATCCAGGCTTCCCATTTTCACTTCAGGATTCTGGAAGATCATTCAGCTTTCTGTCTTATTGCGAAAAGAGATTTGATTTTCAATGGTTTTTGTGATAATAGCCTTTTACTATAACCCTTGCTTGTTATTAGTATACTTCGAAATCAACCGATTCCTGAGATCGTGGTACATCCTGACTGTTTTCTCCATGCAATCCTGTGTGTAATTGGTAAGATACTCCTTCACCTTGGCAGGATCTTCATTATACAGCTTCAGCGCTTCCTGTTCTATACCGGCTTGGTCGCCAAAGAATGTCTGTTCAAGCGGATCCCTCACAGCCTTCAGATCATTGATGGCCTCCTGCCATTTCAGGTAAAGCAGGTTATCGACAAAATCGATGGCCCATCGCGCAGAGCCTTCATCAAATTGATCAGGATTATAGGTCATATATAGGGGGGATATTTTTAGTACACCGGTATATATGGGGACATAGTTGCTGATATATGGGTTATCGAGATAAATCCAATATACACCGCCTATGGCGTCAGGAAGCCAGCTGCGTAATTGCGCCACCATACCGTAGCCGGTGCGGGGTACCATTCGGTGGTAGGTGATATTCAATAATTCACGCATGTCCCTGGTTGGAAATGGGGTTGCCAGCGCACTGCGTTTCATGCCTCCCTGTGCGTCGGGAATATACCAGTTGGGATCGGCTGTCATGTCGTATATCGTTCCCTCAAATAGCGAACGCTGAAAAGCGATGACATCCTGAACGGAGAGTTTCTTTTCGGGTTTGACAGAGAAAGGATAAATCGATAAAGGTTCCACATATTGTACATAGGGTCGCTGACCATCGAAAGGGGTTTTAAGAGACCTGTCAGGCCATTTGTAATAGTTGGGAGCATAGGTTTTAAAGAACAGCCAGAACCGGCTTGTAGCCCATTCACGTGGCAGGGGAGAATATACATCTTGCCAGATGAAGGGTTTGGTTCCTTTTGGATCGTACCATCCGAAGTCTATAGCTATCTGCATGTAATTTTTTGAGGCCATGAAAAAGTCCGATCTGCTCAGGTCGATTTCCTTGATGATGCTCCAGTTGGGAACGATAGCGATGTGGTCGTCGGGTACACGCTGTGCAGCCCAGATAGCACCTGGTTTACCGTAACCGGGTTCCCAGCCAGGTCCGACGCTGAAGATCTCCATCACCCAGGCTTCATGGGGATCGGCAATACACAAGGCTTCCGGCTCAGGTCCGCACGATGGCAGGAACCCATATTCTTCAACAAGCGATGCTATCAGCCTGATGGCTTCCCGTGCTGTCTTGCAGCGCTGCAAAGCAAAAACCATGACCTGCTCAATGGTCATAATCTGTTTTCCGTTCTCACGTGACACTTTCAGTTCATCTTTCTGGCTCATTGTGGTCTCACCGATCGCCAGCTGATACTCATTGATGTGTGAATACCCGGAATGAAAATAGGTGTATGTTCTTTCCACCTGGGGAATATAACCAATGATCTCACCATACTGGTCCAGCGGATTTTTAACATCCTGTATGCCCCAATAAACCGGAGCCATCGATCCTTTTGGGAAAGTCTGTCCTGGAATAACCCTCACCCGGCAGTCAGGAGCTGCCTCTGTATGTGAGGTGATGACCGAGCCATCGGCCGAAGCATTTTTACCGACAATAATATCGGTGCAGGCAAGGGCGGAATGAAGAATGAAAGAGTAAAAATGAAGAATGTTCTCATAATTATCTTAATTTTAACCATAGATGGACACAGAAGTATGAATGGGCTGAAAAATTATAATTTCAACTCCATGTTCAGCCATTGCTCCAATGTTTTTTTAACAAGCTGTTTCTGTTGTTCAGGCAGGTTGCCGATTCTTGAGGAGTGGGCTCCACCCGGCCTTACCACCTTGATCACATTATTATCTCCCGACACCTGAACAGATGTAGATGACCATGGATCATATTCACCATAAATGAACATCATATTTTTTGCCTTATGCCTGACAAACTGATCTACCTCTTCCATGGGAACTGGATTATATACACATTGAGTTCCTTTCGGGCAGGTGAAGGTGAAAGTCGGATTATCCAGAAATTTGATGAGATTACCAAAAGGCCGGGTATCATAACCATAGAAGCCAATTTCAGTAAGAGCCTGATAATAGAATGGTTCATAACGTTTTATTCCCTGGTCGGAAACCCAGTCGATACCTGCTACTTCATTTACGTGATTCATGACCTGCTCCGTCGTTGCATCCGGTCCGGGTATGGAGTCACAGCTCCACCCTCCCCACTGCCAGAAGGCAAAAGCATATTCCATGGCCGTTATTTCATAGGCTTTTTCCTCACCAATGGAATAGACCAGCTTTTGTTCCTTTGCCATATCAAGAAATTTTGGGAAATATTGGTCTCTTCTTTCAAGAAGCTGTTTCTGAAAGTCAAATATCCTGGCCCTGCATAATGAGTCACCCACATTCTGCATGAAGGGAGACACCCTGGAATCGGCAATGGAGAAATTCAGAGGACACACATAACCGACGGTCACATCCACATCTTCAGGGAAGAAGTAGCGGTGATACATGGCTGTTTGTCCTCCCTTGCTGATTCCCGTGTTGACCCATTTACCCCTATAAAGACCTTTAAACAGTTCCACTATCCTGTGATGGTCGCTGGCAGCCTGGAATATATCAAGATACTCCCACTGTAATGTATCCGGCACCGATGTTCCAAAAAAACGGTGCTCGACAACGATCTGGTTTGCGTCAAGCATGCCAGCCAGTTCATACATCATCTTTGGATGCCTGGCATAGTCAGCACCATAGCCTTCGGTCACAAAAACAACAGGCCTGTTGAAATCCCTGTGAAATAGATAGATCCGCTGGGTAAATTTTTTTCCGTCAGGATTATTGT
This region includes:
- a CDS encoding C69 family dipeptidase; the protein is MLHFYSFILHSALACTDIIVGKNASADGSVITSHTEAAPDCRVRVIPGQTFPKGSMAPVYWGIQDVKNPLDQYGEIIGYIPQVERTYTYFHSGYSHINEYQLAIGETTMSQKDELKVSRENGKQIMTIEQVMVFALQRCKTAREAIRLIASLVEEYGFLPSCGPEPEALCIADPHEAWVMEIFSVGPGWEPGYGKPGAIWAAQRVPDDHIAIVPNWSIIKEIDLSRSDFFMASKNYMQIAIDFGWYDPKGTKPFIWQDVYSPLPREWATSRFWLFFKTYAPNYYKWPDRSLKTPFDGQRPYVQYVEPLSIYPFSVKPEKKLSVQDVIAFQRSLFEGTIYDMTADPNWYIPDAQGGMKRSALATPFPTRDMRELLNITYHRMVPRTGYGMVAQLRSWLPDAIGGVYWIYLDNPYISNYVPIYTGVLKISPLYMTYNPDQFDEGSARWAIDFVDNLLYLKWQEAINDLKAVRDPLEQTFFGDQAGIEQEALKLYNEDPAKVKEYLTNYTQDCMEKTVRMYHDLRNRLISKYTNNKQGL
- a CDS encoding S28 family serine protease, encoding MKNSMRFVSAFLIILCIFNGITASTVAAQEDKDTLFLEEWLSGLRDIKFEKIDHNEHFKSAYVLYFTQPLDHNNPDGKKFTQRIYLFHRDFNRPVVFVTEGYGADYARHPKMMYELAGMLDANQIVVEHRFFGTSVPDTLQWEYLDIFQAASDHHRIVELFKGLYRGKWVNTGISKGGQTAMYHRYFFPEDVDVTVGYVCPLNFSIADSRVSPFMQNVGDSLCRARIFDFQKQLLERRDQYFPKFLDMAKEQKLVYSIGEEKAYEITAMEYAFAFWQWGGWSCDSIPGPDATTEQVMNHVNEVAGIDWVSDQGIKRYEPFYYQALTEIGFYGYDTRPFGNLIKFLDNPTFTFTCPKGTQCVYNPVPMEEVDQFVRHKAKNMMFIYGEYDPWSSTSVQVSGDNNVIKVVRPGGAHSSRIGNLPEQQKQLVKKTLEQWLNMELKL